A part of Desulfomicrobium escambiense DSM 10707 genomic DNA contains:
- the fic gene encoding protein adenylyltransferase Fic has translation MILENKLHITDQIELAKAEEKITKQKAKQLFDSGDIRKTEVGTFAGLSFIHAYLFEDIYTFAGKIRDVNIAKGDFRFAPLMYLEQSLKYIDKMPHSNFDEIIEKYVEMNVAHPFREGNGRATRIWLDLMLKSQIKQVVDWNLVDKEEYLSAMQRSPVKDLEIKALLKQALTGQVDDRALFLKGIDVSYYYEGYCEFKTEEL, from the coding sequence ATGATTTTGGAAAACAAACTCCACATCACCGACCAGATTGAACTTGCCAAAGCCGAAGAAAAAATCACCAAACAAAAAGCCAAACAACTCTTTGACTCGGGCGATATCCGCAAGACCGAAGTCGGCACCTTCGCAGGTTTATCATTTATCCACGCCTATTTGTTTGAAGATATTTATACCTTTGCCGGGAAAATCCGCGACGTGAATATCGCCAAAGGGGATTTTCGTTTTGCTCCGCTCATGTATCTGGAGCAATCGCTGAAATATATCGACAAGATGCCGCACAGCAACTTTGATGAAATCATCGAGAAGTATGTGGAGATGAATGTTGCCCACCCCTTTCGCGAAGGCAATGGCCGCGCCACCCGCATCTGGCTTGATCTCATGCTCAAATCCCAAATCAAACAGGTAGTGGACTGGAATCTGGTCGATAAAGAGGAGTACCTGTCCGCCATGCAGCGCAGTCCCGTGAAAGACCTTGAAATCAAAGCCTTGCTGAAACAAGCACTGACCGGGCAAGTTGATGACCGCGCGCTGTTTTTGAAGGGCATAGATGTGAGCTATTACTACGAAGGCTACTGCGAATTCAAAACCGAAGAACTGTAG
- a CDS encoding ATP-binding protein, whose amino-acid sequence MESTDLYPRFIRPRLLEALADAPVVLIHGPRQCGKTTLARQAGEDASFAYLSFDDDVQRAAAQSDPVGYVADLPARVILDEIQRVPELFTALKAAVDARREPGRFILTGSANVLLIPRLADSLAGRMEILRLHPLAQAELSGKNPELLPALLQGRFKAGVTGRRLGRDLAERVAAGGYPPALKRATAKRRAVWYRDYAETLVQRDIRDLARISQMDALPRLLTLAAGQTARLLNVSDLAAPFQVSRSTIREYVTLLSRIFLLEELPPWHSNRLSRLIKTPKLHLGDTGLACALLGLDADALWNDRAVFGQILETFVYQELRRQAGWLDDAVSFSHFRDKDKTEVDIVLECGGRIAGVEVKASSTVTANDFKGLRKLQQAGENRFAAGIVMYDGEAIVPFGNQLYAVPISSLWEN is encoded by the coding sequence ATGGAATCGACAGACCTCTATCCACGCTTCATCCGCCCCCGCCTGCTGGAGGCGCTCGCCGATGCACCGGTCGTGCTCATCCATGGCCCCCGCCAGTGCGGCAAGACGACCCTGGCCCGACAGGCGGGTGAGGATGCAAGCTTTGCCTATCTGAGCTTTGACGACGACGTGCAACGCGCCGCCGCGCAGAGCGATCCTGTGGGCTATGTCGCCGACCTTCCGGCGCGGGTGATCCTGGACGAAATACAGCGCGTGCCGGAACTGTTCACGGCGCTCAAAGCAGCCGTGGACGCCCGCCGGGAGCCCGGCCGTTTCATCCTGACCGGCTCGGCCAACGTGCTGCTGATCCCCCGCCTGGCGGATTCGCTGGCCGGGAGGATGGAGATACTCAGACTCCACCCCCTGGCCCAGGCGGAACTCTCCGGGAAGAACCCGGAACTCCTGCCCGCGTTGCTGCAAGGACGCTTCAAGGCAGGCGTCACTGGCAGGCGTCTGGGCCGGGATCTGGCCGAACGCGTGGCCGCCGGAGGCTATCCGCCCGCCTTGAAGCGCGCTACGGCCAAGCGCAGAGCCGTCTGGTACCGCGATTACGCCGAAACCCTGGTCCAGCGGGACATCCGCGATCTGGCCCGCATCAGCCAGATGGACGCCCTGCCCCGTCTGCTGACACTGGCTGCCGGGCAGACGGCCCGCCTGCTGAACGTGTCCGACCTGGCCGCGCCCTTCCAGGTCAGCCGCAGCACGATCCGCGAATACGTGACTTTGCTGTCGCGGATTTTCCTCCTGGAAGAACTGCCTCCCTGGCACAGCAACCGTCTCAGCCGGCTCATCAAGACCCCGAAGCTGCACCTCGGAGACACGGGCCTGGCCTGCGCCCTGCTCGGCCTAGACGCCGACGCCCTCTGGAACGACCGCGCCGTGTTCGGCCAGATCCTGGAAACCTTCGTCTATCAGGAACTGAGGCGCCAAGCCGGCTGGCTGGATGACGCAGTCTCGTTCAGCCATTTCCGGGACAAGGACAAGACGGAAGTGGATATCGTGCTGGAATGCGGGGGGCGGATCGCGGGAGTCGAGGTGAAGGCGTCATCGACAGTGACCGCCAACGATTTCAAGGGGCTGCGCAAACTCCAACAGGCTGGGGAAAACCGTTTTGCAGCCGGGATCGTGATGTACGACGGCGAGGCCATTGTGCCGTTCGGAAATCAGCTGTATGCCGTGCCGATATCGAGTCTATGGGAGAATTGA
- a CDS encoding ABC transporter substrate-binding protein produces MHKILIALCLALTATCAFAADTPVTVAHATWVGYGPLHIAKELGYFKEQGLDVNLTIIEDESQYAAALASGNIDGLGNVIDREVIHFAKGTPETVIFAMDESTGGDGVVAAGGIKTVADLKGRTVALDKSSTSYFFFLSILEKNGMKEDEVNIQEMGASDAGAAFVAGKVDAAVTWEPWLTNAGQREGGHVLISSREMPGTIVDVFVMNAGFIAKHPEAPTKMARAWFKAIEWYKANPAKGDEIMAKAFGLSAAEVADMAKGVTFKGAAENLAFVKPGQGLYAVADRAIRFWKEKGIIEKEVTAADFVTDKFVVEGAK; encoded by the coding sequence ATGCACAAAATTCTCATCGCTCTCTGCCTGGCCCTGACCGCCACCTGCGCCTTTGCCGCCGACACGCCCGTGACCGTGGCCCACGCTACCTGGGTCGGCTACGGCCCCCTGCACATCGCCAAGGAACTCGGGTATTTCAAGGAACAGGGCCTCGACGTGAACCTGACCATCATCGAGGACGAGTCGCAGTATGCGGCCGCCCTGGCCTCGGGCAACATCGACGGCCTGGGCAACGTCATCGACCGCGAGGTCATCCACTTCGCCAAGGGCACCCCCGAAACCGTCATCTTCGCCATGGACGAGTCCACGGGCGGAGACGGCGTGGTCGCCGCGGGCGGCATCAAGACCGTGGCCGACCTCAAGGGCAGGACCGTGGCACTGGACAAGTCGTCCACCTCGTACTTCTTCTTCCTGTCCATCCTGGAAAAGAACGGCATGAAGGAGGACGAGGTGAACATCCAGGAAATGGGCGCGTCCGACGCCGGCGCGGCCTTCGTGGCCGGCAAGGTCGACGCCGCCGTGACCTGGGAGCCCTGGCTGACCAACGCGGGCCAGCGCGAAGGCGGCCATGTCCTGATTTCCAGCCGCGAGATGCCGGGGACCATCGTCGACGTCTTCGTCATGAACGCGGGTTTCATCGCCAAGCACCCCGAGGCGCCGACCAAGATGGCCAGAGCCTGGTTCAAGGCCATCGAATGGTACAAGGCCAACCCGGCCAAGGGCGACGAGATCATGGCCAAGGCCTTCGGCCTGTCCGCCGCGGAAGTGGCCGACATGGCCAAGGGCGTGACCTTCAAGGGCGCGGCCGAGAACCTGGCTTTCGTCAAGCCGGGCCAGGGCCTCTACGCGGTGGCCGACCGGGCCATCCGCTTCTGGAAGGAGAAGGGCATCATCGAGAAGGAAGTCACTGCGGCCGATTTCGTGACGGACAAGTTCGTCGTCGAAGGCGCCAAGTAG
- a CDS encoding ABC transporter permease, translating into MSTHPKASPAHRAGLALLSFAAVLAAWSAASYGGLVKDLFLPKPHSVLLAFADMHRDGILLSYTWDSVYRVMVGWSLAVAAAVPLGLFIATSRRGAAVCAPLIEFARYLPVVALVPLTLLYFGIGDGQKFAIIFLGTFFQLALMVADSVAAVPRDLGRAAATLGASRAQIYRMVLLPGALPGIMDDLRITVGWAWTYLVVAELVAANSGLGYMILRAQRFLAIDRIFAGLVLIGLLGLATDWLFKTAARLCVPWSEKVDT; encoded by the coding sequence GTGTCGACGCACCCCAAGGCCAGTCCCGCCCACCGTGCGGGGCTGGCCCTCCTTTCCTTCGCCGCGGTGTTGGCGGCCTGGTCGGCGGCCTCCTACGGCGGGCTGGTCAAGGACCTCTTCCTGCCCAAACCCCACAGCGTGCTGCTGGCCTTCGCCGACATGCACCGCGACGGCATCCTGCTGTCCTACACCTGGGACAGCGTGTACCGCGTCATGGTCGGGTGGTCCCTGGCCGTGGCCGCGGCCGTGCCGCTTGGCCTCTTCATCGCCACGTCGCGGCGCGGAGCGGCCGTGTGCGCGCCGCTCATCGAGTTCGCCCGCTACCTGCCGGTGGTGGCCCTGGTGCCGCTGACGCTCCTGTACTTCGGTATCGGCGACGGCCAGAAGTTCGCCATCATCTTCCTGGGCACCTTCTTCCAGCTCGCGCTCATGGTCGCCGACAGCGTGGCCGCAGTGCCCCGCGACCTGGGCCGGGCCGCCGCCACCCTGGGCGCGAGCCGGGCCCAGATCTACCGCATGGTCCTGCTGCCCGGCGCCCTGCCCGGCATCATGGACGACCTGCGCATCACCGTGGGCTGGGCCTGGACCTACCTCGTGGTGGCCGAACTGGTGGCTGCCAACTCGGGGCTGGGGTACATGATCCTGCGCGCCCAGCGCTTCCTGGCCATCGACCGCATCTTCGCCGGCCTGGTCCTCATCGGCCTGCTGGGCCTGGCCACGGACTGGCTGTTCAAGACCGCCGCGCGGCTGTGCGTGCCGTGGAGCGAGAAGGTGGACACATGA
- a CDS encoding integrase core domain-containing protein, whose translation NGPEFVSKALLKWAARESLDLALIEPGKPWQNGLNESFNGKFRDECLSMEWFRCRAEARVVIEEWRRHYNSVRPHSSLNNMTPEHFCRQYGKNMNRGETLKN comes from the coding sequence CAACGGACCTGAGTTCGTGTCGAAGGCGCTGCTCAAATGGGCGGCTCGGGAGTCTCTGGATTTGGCGCTGATTGAGCCTGGGAAGCCATGGCAGAACGGTTTGAACGAGAGTTTTAACGGCAAATTTCGCGACGAATGTCTGTCGATGGAATGGTTCCGGTGTCGGGCCGAGGCGCGGGTTGTGATCGAGGAATGGAGGCGGCACTACAACTCCGTTCGCCCGCATTCAAGCCTGAACAACATGACGCCAGAACATTTCTGTCGGCAGTATGGAAAAAACATGAACCGTGGGGAAACCCTCAAGAATTGA
- a CDS encoding 2-oxoacid:acceptor oxidoreductase family protein has protein sequence MNTFNIYLCGVGGQGIGLLSEIILRAADHAGHAAKAVDTHGLAQRGGIVVSQIRLGKAAHSPIIPAGEADLVVALERHEALRAMQTALRDGGTLVYYDTVLQPLPVRLGTAAEVSAEDVAQAAAARSITVHAVTSPDIKDPRMQNVALLSAVNRLGLIPGVATEHYERAMDDLLKGAALEANLGLFRAAG, from the coding sequence ATGAATACATTCAATATCTATCTTTGCGGCGTCGGCGGGCAGGGCATCGGCCTCTTGAGCGAGATCATCCTGCGCGCCGCGGACCACGCCGGCCACGCGGCCAAGGCCGTCGACACCCACGGTCTGGCCCAGCGCGGCGGCATCGTCGTGTCCCAGATTCGCCTCGGCAAGGCAGCCCACAGCCCCATCATCCCTGCAGGGGAGGCGGACCTCGTCGTCGCCCTGGAGCGCCACGAGGCCCTGCGCGCCATGCAGACGGCCCTGCGCGACGGCGGGACCCTGGTCTACTACGACACCGTGCTGCAGCCCCTGCCCGTGCGCCTCGGAACTGCCGCCGAGGTGAGCGCGGAGGACGTCGCCCAGGCGGCGGCCGCCCGCTCCATCACGGTTCACGCCGTGACGAGCCCGGACATCAAGGACCCGCGCATGCAGAACGTCGCCTTGCTCTCGGCCGTGAACAGGCTGGGCCTGATCCCCGGGGTGGCGACGGAACACTACGAGAGGGCCATGGACGACCTGCTCAAGGGTGCGGCCCTGGAGGCGAACCTGGGGCTGTTCAGGGCAGCGGGATAA
- a CDS encoding ABC transporter ATP-binding protein, translating into MSALLEIRDLRKDFSGAAGPVTALEGIDLDVAEGELAVIVGPSGCGKSTLLNIVAGLEHGTGGEARIDGRPITGPGADRGMVFQSYTLFPWLSVRENVEFGLRIKGVPKDERAETARRYLGLVGLADFENALPKELSGGMKQRVAIARVLANQPRMLLMDEPFGALDAQTRLVLQELLLRIRAQERSTVLFITHDIDEAILLADNVYVMSRRPGRLKARIPVDIPRPRDHRVTVSADFAAVKARIMELLWEEITV; encoded by the coding sequence ATGAGCGCGCTGCTGGAGATCAGGGACCTGCGCAAGGATTTCTCCGGGGCGGCCGGCCCCGTCACGGCCCTGGAGGGGATCGACCTCGACGTGGCCGAGGGGGAGCTGGCCGTCATCGTCGGGCCGTCGGGGTGCGGCAAGTCGACGCTGCTGAACATCGTGGCCGGCCTCGAACACGGCACGGGCGGGGAGGCCCGCATCGACGGACGCCCCATCACCGGGCCGGGCGCGGACAGGGGCATGGTCTTCCAATCCTACACGCTGTTCCCCTGGCTGTCCGTGCGCGAGAACGTGGAGTTCGGCCTGCGCATCAAGGGTGTGCCCAAGGACGAGCGGGCCGAAACCGCGAGGCGGTATCTCGGGCTGGTGGGCCTGGCCGACTTCGAGAACGCCCTGCCCAAGGAGCTGTCCGGCGGCATGAAGCAGCGCGTGGCCATCGCCCGCGTGCTGGCCAACCAGCCGCGCATGCTGCTCATGGACGAGCCCTTCGGCGCCCTGGACGCCCAGACCCGCCTCGTGCTGCAGGAACTGCTGCTCAGGATCCGCGCCCAGGAGCGCAGCACGGTCCTTTTCATCACCCACGACATCGACGAGGCCATCCTGCTGGCCGACAACGTCTACGTCATGTCGCGCCGGCCGGGACGCCTCAAGGCGCGCATCCCCGTGGACATCCCGCGGCCGCGCGACCACAGGGTCACGGTCAGCGCCGATTTCGCGGCCGTCAAGGCGCGCATCATGGAGCTGCTCTGGGAGGAGATCACGGTTTGA
- a CDS encoding DinB family protein, whose protein sequence is MDTAAYRTHIDAFQTLMDASAHLADIRLTEDTWTLKEMVAHLVDSAANNHQRFVRLQLEPVLVFPKYDAEEWRNVTGIGPFGYADVLALWKSYNLFLLHLIESVNPAALCHVWRREDGDITLEALIRDYFVHMELHRKLFAERAAEIRAVEGKA, encoded by the coding sequence ATGGACACCGCCGCATACAGAACGCACATCGACGCCTTCCAAACCCTCATGGACGCCAGCGCGCACCTGGCCGACATCCGACTGACCGAAGACACATGGACCCTCAAGGAGATGGTCGCCCATCTCGTGGACTCCGCCGCCAACAACCACCAGCGCTTCGTGCGCCTGCAGCTCGAGCCCGTCCTCGTCTTCCCCAAGTACGACGCCGAAGAGTGGCGGAATGTGACCGGCATCGGCCCCTTCGGCTACGCCGACGTGCTGGCCCTGTGGAAAAGCTACAACCTGTTCCTGCTGCACCTCATCGAAAGCGTGAACCCGGCCGCCCTGTGTCATGTCTGGAGACGGGAGGACGGCGACATCACCCTGGAGGCGCTGATCCGCGACTATTTCGTGCACATGGAGTTGCACCGGAAGCTGTTCGCCGAGCGCGCCGCCGAAATCCGGGCCGTGGAAGGAAAGGCATGA
- a CDS encoding putative 2-dehydropantoate 2-reductase — protein sequence MNIAVIGSGAIGAYYGARLLSAGHEVHFLFHSDYGHVRDNGLRVDSVRGDMFFPQVNAYGRVEDMPRCDVVLVATKTTTNHLLEKLLPPVCGPGGVVVLMQNGLNGERTIDRLGLGVTVIGCLCFVCCNKIGLGHVAHLDYGKVTLGHYLCGDRPAGVTPELERAATLFEGAGIPVEKCDDLILARWRKLFWNIAFNGPCALLGATTDLIVSCPATRRLARDLMVEVRAGALSMGREIPESFIDDILDSTDRMAPYKPSMMLDAENRRPLEVEAIYGEPLRTAAEHGVDLPAVRTIYLQLLFLDERLRSA from the coding sequence ATGAACATCGCCGTCATCGGTTCCGGCGCCATCGGCGCCTACTACGGGGCCCGGCTGCTGAGTGCCGGGCATGAGGTCCATTTCCTGTTCCATTCGGACTACGGACACGTTCGTGACAACGGCCTGCGCGTTGATTCCGTGCGCGGCGACATGTTCTTCCCGCAGGTCAACGCCTACGGGCGCGTCGAGGACATGCCGCGCTGTGACGTCGTCCTCGTGGCCACCAAGACGACTACCAACCATCTGCTGGAAAAGCTCCTGCCCCCTGTCTGCGGTCCGGGGGGCGTCGTGGTGCTGATGCAGAACGGCCTGAACGGCGAGCGAACCATCGACCGTTTGGGCCTGGGTGTGACGGTCATCGGCTGCCTGTGCTTCGTGTGCTGCAACAAGATCGGGCTCGGCCACGTCGCGCATCTCGATTACGGCAAGGTGACCCTGGGCCACTATCTCTGCGGCGACCGTCCGGCCGGGGTCACGCCCGAACTGGAACGGGCCGCCACGCTCTTCGAGGGTGCGGGGATCCCGGTGGAGAAATGCGACGACCTGATCCTGGCGCGCTGGCGCAAGCTGTTCTGGAACATCGCCTTCAACGGCCCCTGCGCCCTGCTCGGCGCCACCACGGACCTCATCGTCAGCTGTCCGGCCACGCGCCGGCTGGCCCGCGACCTGATGGTCGAAGTCCGGGCCGGCGCCCTGTCCATGGGCCGCGAGATTCCGGAATCCTTCATCGACGACATCCTCGATTCCACCGACAGGATGGCTCCGTACAAGCCGAGCATGATGCTCGACGCCGAGAACCGTCGCCCCCTGGAGGTCGAGGCCATCTACGGCGAGCCGCTGCGCACCGCCGCCGAGCATGGCGTGGACCTGCCCGCAGTGCGGACCATCTACCTTCAGCTGCTCTTTCTCGACGAGCGCCTGCGCTCAGCCTGA
- a CDS encoding AEC family transporter codes for MDVLQTITPIFLLILTGFVLRRASFPSLEFWPQAERLTYYVLFPALLMDKLTSMHAGQHPLLAMAACLVAAICAVAAALMAVRPRLQSDGPAFTSIFQGAIRPNTYVGLSAAGGLFGDEGLSLSAVALMTVIPTVNVLCVLVLTRHGRDTRARGLRDTVVQLGRNPLILACAAGFALNGADVTLPAMLQEGLHILGSVSLPLGLLAVGAGLSFSAALDGWRDVIASSLFKLLILPLLAFAAGKILGLSGTPLGVCLIFTAVPVSVSSYILARVLGGDHDRMAAIITVQTMLAIVSMPLLLGLLL; via the coding sequence GTGGACGTTCTGCAGACCATCACGCCGATTTTTCTCCTGATCCTGACCGGCTTCGTGCTGCGCAGGGCCTCCTTCCCGAGCCTGGAGTTCTGGCCCCAGGCCGAACGCCTGACCTACTACGTGCTCTTCCCTGCCCTGCTCATGGACAAGCTGACCTCCATGCACGCCGGTCAGCACCCTCTGCTGGCCATGGCTGCGTGCCTGGTCGCGGCCATATGCGCCGTCGCCGCAGCACTCATGGCCGTCCGGCCCCGGCTGCAGAGCGACGGCCCGGCCTTCACTTCCATTTTCCAGGGTGCCATCAGGCCCAACACCTACGTCGGCCTCTCGGCAGCGGGCGGCCTGTTCGGCGACGAGGGGCTGTCCCTCTCCGCCGTGGCCCTGATGACCGTCATCCCCACCGTCAACGTGCTCTGCGTGCTGGTTCTGACCCGCCACGGCCGGGACACTCGGGCGCGCGGCCTGCGCGACACGGTGGTGCAGCTCGGGCGCAATCCGCTCATCCTGGCCTGTGCCGCGGGCTTCGCCCTGAACGGGGCGGACGTCACGTTGCCCGCCATGCTGCAGGAAGGGCTGCACATCCTCGGCAGCGTCTCCCTGCCCCTGGGTCTGCTGGCCGTGGGCGCGGGGCTGTCCTTCTCCGCCGCACTGGACGGATGGAGGGACGTCATCGCCAGCTCGCTCTTCAAGCTGCTGATCCTGCCCCTGCTGGCCTTCGCCGCGGGCAAAATCCTGGGCCTTTCCGGAACGCCGCTCGGCGTCTGCCTGATCTTCACCGCGGTCCCGGTCTCGGTCTCGTCCTACATCCTGGCCCGGGTCCTGGGCGGCGACCACGACCGCATGGCCGCCATCATCACCGTGCAGACCATGCTGGCCATCGTCTCCATGCCGCTGCTGCTAGGCCTTCTGCTCTGA
- a CDS encoding carboxymuconolactone decarboxylase family protein, translating into MSDLTFTKIEQSIKDRKRLHLTFLKNVKTYAPFLELEEKAFADGALNRKTKELMALSISIVTKCEPCMEWHLDQAMQHGATDQEIYETIDVAIEMGGGQAGAYARFVLKAMEYFKGKREE; encoded by the coding sequence ATGTCCGACCTGACCTTCACGAAGATCGAGCAGAGCATCAAGGACCGCAAACGCCTGCACCTGACGTTCCTCAAAAACGTCAAGACCTACGCCCCGTTCCTGGAACTGGAGGAAAAGGCCTTCGCCGACGGCGCCCTGAACCGGAAGACCAAGGAGCTGATGGCCCTGTCCATTTCCATCGTCACCAAGTGCGAACCATGCATGGAATGGCACCTCGACCAGGCCATGCAGCACGGCGCCACGGACCAGGAGATCTACGAGACCATCGACGTGGCCATCGAAATGGGCGGCGGCCAGGCCGGGGCCTACGCGCGCTTCGTGCTCAAGGCCATGGAGTATTTCAAGGGGAAGCGGGAGGAGTGA
- a CDS encoding DUF2318 domain-containing protein — translation MKTVHAVFLAVLMSLGASQAFAFLDMFSGSKAVQAENGVVRIPASEVSDGKVHHFRFAGDGPELKFFLIESGDRLRAAFDACDVCYHAKKGYTQDKEFVICNNCGMRFHASRIGDVKGGCNPAPLAHRVEGGDVVISVADLAAGAEFFK, via the coding sequence ATGAAAACCGTTCACGCCGTGTTTCTCGCTGTCCTGATGTCTCTGGGCGCTTCCCAGGCCTTCGCCTTTCTCGACATGTTTTCCGGGTCCAAGGCCGTGCAGGCCGAGAACGGCGTCGTCAGGATCCCGGCATCCGAGGTGTCCGACGGCAAGGTCCACCATTTCCGCTTCGCGGGAGACGGGCCGGAGCTGAAGTTCTTCCTGATCGAGAGCGGAGACAGGCTGCGGGCAGCCTTCGACGCCTGCGACGTTTGCTACCACGCCAAGAAGGGCTACACCCAGGACAAGGAGTTCGTGATCTGCAACAATTGCGGCATGCGCTTCCACGCCTCCCGCATCGGCGACGTCAAGGGCGGCTGCAACCCCGCGCCGCTGGCGCACCGGGTCGAGGGCGGCGATGTCGTCATTTCCGTGGCCGACCTGGCAGCCGGCGCGGAGTTCTTCAAGTGA
- a CDS encoding indolepyruvate ferredoxin oxidoreductase subunit alpha has translation MKYMGEMLTTRTPFSEIVMGNTALVRAMVEAGTRVVTSYPGSPTPEIATAIQSIASEKRPFYFEFSTNEKVATEVALGASLNGYLSTVFFKSVGLNVAADAFVQLSLLNLIGGMVVVLGDDPGANSSQNEQDNRHYAAMSYTPLLEPANPAEVYAYYKEAAALARSLCRPVILRLTTHGCHAKEKVAFAGWEPQIFENNPRFDAANGPYIPLTAAVFPKKRTALENLRKAERWVDERGLHTVTGHGSPRGIILSGMVALSVADVLEGLSDRPDVLKLAMPYPMPTRVIADFLQSHAEVKVLEELDDTLEKDIKALAYDRGLAARVIGKADDEDWVGEYTADKVRDILHRTWPDMIPARKAVASAVAVPARPAQMCPGCGHRSAFHAIKKALPEGAITVADIGCHTLGFMEPYRMGEILLCMGASTSMGAGLTLFNDTRKVVAFLGDSTFFHAGLPGIVNSLFNRHNLTLVLMENGTTAMTGHQDHAGSGRNFNEQTDAIPVRQLLEGLGVRHIFETDTYKQAELTDLMRQALDVDAFSVVIARHPCMLLFTRNQRRKSGYVDRHVTIDQDLCTRAHVCVQDFACPSFTLAADGSVTVNPELCIGDGSCMQTCPSKAIIR, from the coding sequence ATGAAGTACATGGGTGAAATGCTGACGACCCGGACGCCGTTTTCGGAGATCGTCATGGGCAATACGGCTCTGGTGCGGGCCATGGTCGAGGCCGGGACGCGCGTCGTCACGTCCTATCCGGGTTCCCCGACGCCGGAGATCGCCACGGCGATCCAGTCCATCGCGTCAGAGAAGCGGCCCTTTTATTTCGAATTCTCGACCAACGAGAAGGTGGCCACGGAGGTCGCCCTGGGCGCGTCCCTCAACGGGTACCTGTCGACGGTCTTCTTCAAGAGCGTGGGCCTGAACGTGGCTGCGGACGCCTTCGTGCAGCTGTCGCTCCTGAACCTCATCGGCGGCATGGTCGTGGTCCTGGGCGACGACCCCGGCGCCAACTCCTCCCAGAACGAGCAGGACAACCGGCACTACGCGGCCATGAGCTACACGCCGCTGCTGGAGCCTGCCAACCCGGCCGAGGTCTACGCCTACTACAAGGAGGCCGCGGCTCTGGCCCGCAGCCTGTGCCGCCCGGTCATCCTGCGCCTGACGACCCACGGCTGCCATGCCAAGGAGAAGGTCGCCTTCGCCGGTTGGGAGCCGCAAATCTTTGAGAACAACCCGCGCTTCGACGCGGCCAACGGTCCGTACATCCCCCTCACGGCCGCCGTCTTCCCCAAGAAGCGCACTGCCCTGGAGAACCTCCGCAAGGCCGAGCGCTGGGTGGACGAGCGCGGCCTGCACACGGTCACGGGCCACGGCAGCCCGCGCGGCATCATCCTTTCGGGCATGGTCGCCCTGTCCGTGGCCGATGTCCTGGAGGGGCTGTCGGACAGGCCCGACGTGCTCAAGCTGGCCATGCCGTACCCCATGCCCACGCGCGTCATCGCCGACTTTCTGCAGAGCCACGCCGAGGTGAAGGTGCTGGAGGAGCTGGACGACACCCTGGAGAAGGACATCAAGGCCCTGGCCTACGACCGGGGCCTGGCCGCCAGGGTCATCGGCAAGGCCGACGACGAGGACTGGGTCGGCGAGTACACGGCGGACAAGGTCCGGGACATCCTGCACCGCACCTGGCCCGACATGATCCCGGCCCGCAAGGCCGTTGCCTCCGCGGTTGCCGTTCCGGCCCGCCCGGCCCAGATGTGCCCCGGCTGCGGCCACCGCAGCGCCTTTCACGCCATCAAAAAGGCCCTGCCCGAGGGGGCCATCACCGTGGCCGACATCGGTTGCCACACCCTGGGCTTCATGGAGCCTTACCGCATGGGCGAGATTCTGCTGTGCATGGGCGCGTCCACGAGCATGGGCGCGGGCCTGACCCTCTTCAACGACACGCGCAAGGTCGTGGCCTTCCTGGGCGACTCGACCTTCTTCCACGCCGGGCTGCCGGGCATCGTCAACTCGCTCTTCAACCGGCACAACCTGACCCTGGTGCTCATGGAAAACGGCACCACGGCCATGACCGGGCACCAGGACCATGCCGGGTCCGGGCGCAACTTCAACGAGCAGACCGACGCCATCCCGGTGCGTCAGCTCCTCGAAGGGCTCGGGGTCAGGCACATCTTCGAGACCGACACCTACAAGCAGGCCGAGCTGACGGATCTCATGCGCCAGGCCCTGGACGTGGACGCCTTCAGCGTGGTCATCGCCCGCCACCCCTGCATGCTGCTCTTCACCCGCAACCAGCGCCGCAAGAGCGGTTACGTGGACCGTCACGTGACCATCGACCAGGATCTCTGCACCCGCGCCCACGTCTGCGTGCAGGACTTCGCCTGCCCGAGCTTCACCCTGGCCGCCGACGGCAGCGTGACCGTGAACCCGGAGCTGTGCATCGGAGACGGCTCGTGCATGCAGACCTGTCCCAGCAAGGCCATCATCCGCTAA